A single Hypanus sabinus isolate sHypSab1 chromosome 24, sHypSab1.hap1, whole genome shotgun sequence DNA region contains:
- the tsen34 gene encoding tRNA-splicing endonuclease subunit Sen34 isoform X1, protein MLLIHVREGRALVWDAEGASRLPRPPALWGRPVGSLARQPRQNTQLGLPLSLLPEEAWLLAEEGLALLVRAPGPEQVGVRGGGEKEEEEKLQRSHTEQSRLALCQRRKELEALDQQIRRGRQLKNKRRPQGDVQEPREEEEGSEKGVKETEEGEPPDTPGPLKELAKLEETFNFPLESCLVQLHTACPRPRSLQPLDWRLPSPDWPYPGLECHQLRYAVFRDLRARGYHLTAGGKFGGDFLVYPGDPLRFHAHFIALCVPYGRQLPLQETVTAGRLGSNVKKTVLLCSVVEGGPVVYTSLRWSGI, encoded by the exons ATGCTGCTGATCCATGTGCGGGAGGGCCGTGCCCTGGTGTGGGACGCAGAGGGGGCCTCCCGCCTGCCTCGGCCCCCGGCCCTGTGGGGCCGGCCAGTGGGCTCACTGGCCCGGCAACCCCGGCAGAACACCCAGCTGGGCCTCCCCCTCAGCTTGCTGCCTGAGGAGGCATGGCTGCTGGCTGAGGAGGGGCTGGCGCTGCTGGTGAGGGCGCCGGGGCCGGAGCAAGTGGGGGTCCGAGGAGggggggagaaagaggaggaggagaagctgCAACGCTCCCACACCGAGCAGAGCCGCCTGGCCCTGTGCCAGAGGAGGAAGGAACTTGAGGCCCTCGACCAGCAGATTCGGAGGGGGCGGCAGCTGAAGAACAAGAGACGGCCACAGGGAG ATGTCCAGGAGCCCcgtgaggaggaggaggggtcaGAGAAAGGAGTAAAGGAGACAGAGGAGGGGGAGCCCCCAGACACCCCTGGCCCCCTGAAGGAGCTGGCCAAACTGGAGGAGACCTTCAACTTCCCGCTGGAGAGCTGCCTGGTGCAACTGCATACTGCCTGCCCCCGCCCGCGTTCCCTGCAGCCCCTGGACTGGCGCCTGCCCTCCCCAGACTGGCCTTACCCTGGCCTCGAGTGCCACCAGCTGCGCTATGCTGTCTTCCGGGACCTGCGGGCCCGCGGATACCACCTCACCGCCGGCGGAAAGTTTGGCGGAGACTTCCTCGTCTACCCGG GTGACCCACTGCGGTTCCACGCTCACTTCATCGCCCTCTGCGTCCCTTACGGCCGGCAGTTGCCGCTGCAGGAGACTGTCACGGCTGGGCGGCTCGGATCCAACGTCAAGAAGACAGTGCTGCTGTGCTCCGTGGTGGAGGGGGGCCCGGTGGTTTACACTTCGCTGCGCTGGAGTGGGATCTAG
- the tsen34 gene encoding tRNA-splicing endonuclease subunit Sen34 isoform X2, with protein MQHMNGSRRHQSRQLSPATSCCRRETGSVGWRMGKTLFYFLGTVSQIDSSPIDQQAPQDHVSAGGADTDSAIVHQRKSRCDWLEWAVPPTGGLKMPLNWQALENVPLLLYILAAKTLLLCLAFAGAKHYQSKRLEAKLQRQREEAQRLKAEDKKAQ; from the coding sequence ATGCAACACATGAATGGTTCTCGCCGCCATCAATCACGACAGCTCAGCCCAGCCACCAGCTGTTGCAGGCGAGAGACTGGCAGCGTGGGCTGGAGGATGGGAAAAACACTTTTCTATTTTCTAGGGACTGTCAGTCAAATTGATAGCTCTCCAATTGATCAGCAGGCACCCCAGGATCACGTGAGCGCTGGGGGGGCGGACACTGACTCGGCAATCGTCCATCAACGAAAGTCACGTTGTGATTGGTTGGAGTGGGCGGTGCCTCCAACCGGAGGTCTCAAGATGCCGCTGAACTGGCAGGCGCTGGAAAACGTGCCTTTGCTGTTGTACATCTTGGCCGCTAAGACGTTGCTGTTGTGTCTGGCGTTCGCAGGTGCGAAGCACTACCAGTCCAAGCGGCTAGAGGCGAAGCTGCAGCGCCAGCGGGAGGAAGCCCAGCGGCTGAAAGCGGAGGACAAGAAGGCGCAGTAG